Genomic segment of Paenibacillus polymyxa:
GGAATCAAGGAATATATTATAATTTACAATCGTATTTTTTTGCACTGAAGATCACGAATTGTACTTTTTTGTTATTGATTACAAGATAATTTACCATTAAGGGATGAGAATCTTGATACGTGAACATTTGAGCATCCAGAAAATCTTTGATTTGAAAAAGTGGGAGCAGTTGCAGGATTCATTAGCATCCGTTACCAAATTAGCCATTCTCACCGTCGATTATAAAGGGAATCCCGTAACTAGCCACAGCCAATGCCAATCGTTCTGCAAAAAGGTTCGCCATGATGAGAATCTCCTTCCTTACTGCCAAAAATGTGACTCTCGTGGTGGACTTGAAGCGGTGCGTTCCAACAAACCTTATATTTATCTCTGTCATTATGACATCGTCGACATCGCGGTACCGATCATTATCGACGATAAGTACATCGGCGCCGTCATGGCAGGTCAGGTACGTTTAGCCGATCCTTCGAGCGCCTTACAGCTCGAGCAAATCCTCACCTCAAAAAATGAAAAACTGTACAGTTCCAAATGGGAAGAACTTAAGAACGACTACGCCGATCTGCCGTCCATGACCTATCAGGAAATTCAGACGATCTCCAGCATGTTATCCTTATTGTGTAATTATATTGTTGAAGAAGCGATGAACAAAAATCTTCTCGCAGAAATGTTCGAGAAAGCGTCGGCCACACAGTCCACTCCGCAGTTGTCCGAGATCCTTCCTGGCTACTCGTTGGAGCATATCGAAAACCTTAAGAAAGAAATGAATAATTTCTTAGCAGATGCCTATCTGAATTCCTCAGGAGATGTGGATATTTCGTGCGGAAATCCCGTACTAAGACCCGCCTTCGAATATATTTTTGAGCACAAGGGTGAAACTTTTTCTCTGAAAGCCATGGCTGACTTGTGCCACATTAGTCCAAGCTATTTTAGTCGGCTGTTTGCGAAAGAAACGGGGGAGAACTTTTCCAGCTATCTTTCCCGCCTGAAGATTAAATGGGCGAAGCAGTTGCTCGAAGCTACAGATATTCCGGTATCCCAGATCAGTAGCGAGCTCGGCTTCAATGAGCCGGGGTATTTCATCAAAATATTCAAAAAGTATGAAGGCACAACGCCCGCGGTGTACCGAAAGTATTACAAGGGATAAAAAACGAAAAACAGATGATTCACGGATCTATCGTCACCATGCTCATCTGTTCATATTGTTCTGCTCAAGTTACGTATCCATGTCGTGCTTCTCAGGCTGCCTGAGATTGTGATTTGCGTTATATTTACTGAATCTGCACTGCTTAATCCCTTCATCCCCGCTCATTTTGAGGTGCATTGTGCACATGGTTGGCGTCGGTAAACGTAGAAAAACAGATCAATCATGGTGGTATCTGGATATTAATTAACATACCTTATGTAAGGCTATTGCGTTTAATAGAACTTTTTCCAGACATTCTGTACC
This window contains:
- a CDS encoding PocR ligand-binding domain-containing protein → MIREHLSIQKIFDLKKWEQLQDSLASVTKLAILTVDYKGNPVTSHSQCQSFCKKVRHDENLLPYCQKCDSRGGLEAVRSNKPYIYLCHYDIVDIAVPIIIDDKYIGAVMAGQVRLADPSSALQLEQILTSKNEKLYSSKWEELKNDYADLPSMTYQEIQTISSMLSLLCNYIVEEAMNKNLLAEMFEKASATQSTPQLSEILPGYSLEHIENLKKEMNNFLADAYLNSSGDVDISCGNPVLRPAFEYIFEHKGETFSLKAMADLCHISPSYFSRLFAKETGENFSSYLSRLKIKWAKQLLEATDIPVSQISSELGFNEPGYFIKIFKKYEGTTPAVYRKYYKG